In Dysidea avara chromosome 3, odDysAvar1.4, whole genome shotgun sequence, a single window of DNA contains:
- the LOC136251413 gene encoding meiosis regulator and mRNA stability factor 1-like isoform X2: protein MSAAKKRSQFQATFPVWVGSLDASVNEDVLLGAFQHFGKVQSAVVQRDEFGRSKSFGYVNFASVSAAEKAANTMNSKTVAGQKIKTKGPKVLQKEGYFVSGKDYRPFTDCRFFMKRGYCKNERKKLCPYRHNDIARSTTILCKKWQDRDCLDVNCFMLHPGGLGVKRSSGSNEEEGMYYDDDDDDDVQFMSDSDDDDDDDSSESDEEVGDTVMYSHRMSDDQVARMMGLDIDDQPTPGGQSRLRERASSSSSSSDEDSMEEKAMKSKKIQHSKGKIRKNISKSSLSSGLSHFNSSGSEDEIQVVDTGRASKHSKGKSSGGSKGSGKKSAAQLEPVGIFWDIENCVVPPGRSAFHLVQKFRQNFVEGKREVEFMCVCDTLKETGEVITDLNKAHVTVVHVSAVAKNAADDKLRVSLRRFADTYNSPATVVMVTSDVNFSNDLHDLRHRHMFTVILVHNRNASDALKYTAHTTVMFDDFVRDIPTRGEDAAMRLSFGVKVTGFSSALSRYKVRDKLLHLSENCGGFIRDVSDIKSGAARIRFRTYDAAARAQRRIDGANMFGYPLTAVLEQPQQPQGRPQPMSWKVNDHPLLPPPQQLQPHPFQSRPHPPLPPHTNIPNNYNLASTFPPANFNPLNTSNPVLLPQYPKLPPSPMNKAGPPIMPSPPRITAGVPAEMYLPRPKPPPPQPVHVPNSLLGMPPPGAFMTQQHRQPPPPFLPPAHHVPDHDIIIVGGKGRIVINGIKGVKDKTLIPVLFSKLTGEVVKLCMMASVMIDQDLTIYWHNSMEYLIVVTVDLLKTCQVMQVSPSPSDILHNHVASRALLKRSCDVLLGQFRSEQLPWLVRPCTWSQLQEESIQIRSKVIEILKQQEFGWTSWTTLQLQYNMLVKGRMIVADQVNMCCQGAVELQGSNMATMIAILSEMSPNVGVTAEPSIPRRFIRMVKKYPQGVRLLNLVGMYWKEYGPLPIDKASGRKLLDLLLRQRQKGFMVDGNLSDWCSVMTRVVDGSKQSGTELPLYPTLQQLFEEFRTLLLNTSYHSIPLDQFQPSYQKHFKRSFRTSNYGKDKMRDLLVECPHLKLINDTVYLTGSEGSAHVRPSITMATSNLLSSSSSESDADFSELHKSIKQILATAPDGKILLSDLQSRLKADRLVTNVGYTSQLLEECPFLKVEDTKEGKMVAWSEKWLAERKKAFAAECKEILSKSKNNEMDVKKFAEEFCRVFKRQLVCADYGSKKIVNMLESIPDVKVTTVDNQTTIKLTEDESNLPSMSLLKLQLEEYLWSCPDHICTLVKLRPNFESATSYKLDYSAYGYSKLTYMLEAMSDTIKLTGDGPNRLVMLQPLRKFACEVRRVLANYPSGLLFSTFASDFRSCLGYECIVGHYGSYTKLVQVFEGIPDTAKIVGEALARKVHLCHSEITDKTIIEPIQAAAAAAVSMPVKLGPVAWNTLVLLSSSDDHRIRLGDLAGHYNNACSRQLKLNDYGYSSMEKFLLAIPKIQVKEVGAHKYVTSSLPILFTRDAIAVMIWSENYSLKWNEFLFTYEAFTGEPFALKMYGSDLNQMLLSCEPWILTDIDGMNVSLRLPPFATKDEFIEAVNNSNVKLKMVTNDGLAAGKDYRRLISETKRLLLMSPTYSLTLQAIVEYFVDNNDPLCKSVDELRHILATTTHSLIVTDSTSVAVEIEARKKKLSKDLLYLFNECNVWKLSLLELADWYEQCFLQPLEAHLYGCNSVAELVKCKHINQILELDGTGNCCVLTYAGKLNILAAQMAEMVFTYRNQWVLIDCVDTYQRYFGTTLELSRLGLCSIEELLNKPTFKMIVGNDGGVLKLKSPALFTESLRHLLTLYDGKLQLDQLPDLFKQSFGQQGLIAEDTKIQEWLTKGSVLSVASQVVHLNNNQWIVWAPGAYKYPRRHNIQTISQHLPVSDKGRFAGSHVVTLPSAVNDYSHILHGNQVTMDSSSSSKLPITLSPSPGKKAGSGRMKMAIKFPSPRAKDDLPPALIDSDEEH from the exons ATGTCGGCTGCAAAAAAGAGAAGCCAGTTCCAGGCAACCTTTCCCGTATGGGTGGGATCGCTTGACGCCAGCGTCAACGAGGACGTTCTGTTGGGCGCTTTCCAGCATTTCGGGAAAGTTCAAAGCGCGGTAGTTCAAAGGGATGAGTTTGGAAGATCAAAGTCTTTCGGCTATGTTAATTTCGCGTCAGTGTCGGCAGCTGAGAAGGCGGCAAACACCATGAACTCCAAGACCGTGGCTGGACAGAAGATTAAAACAAAAGGACCTAAAGTGTTGCAGAAGGAAGGTTACTTTGTGAGCGGGAAGGATTATAGGCCGTTCACTGATTGCCGTTTCTTTATGAAGAGAGGATACTGCAAGAATGAGAGAAAGAAG TTATGCCCTTATCGACACAATGATATTGCTCGGAGCACCACCATTCTATGCAAGAAGTGGCAGGATAGAGATTGTCTTGATGTGAACTGCTTTATGCTCCACCCTGGTGGTTTAG GAGTCAAAAGATCATCAGGCAGTAATGAGGAGGAAGGG AtgtattatgatgatgatgatgatgatgatgtgcagTTCATGTCTGACtcagatgatgatgacgatgatgataGCTCTGAATCTGATGAAGAAGTTG GTGACACGGTCATGTACAGTCACAGGATGAGTGATGACCAAGTGGCTAGGATGATGGGACTGGACATAGATGACCAACCTACACCTGGTGGCCAATCACGTCTCAGGGAACgagccagcagcagcagtagtagcAGTGACGAAGATAGCATGGAAGAAAAGGCAATGAAATCAAAGAAAATCCAACACTCTAAGGGCAAAATTAGAAAGAACATCAGCAAATCTAGTCTCTCAAGTGGCCTATCCCATTTCAATAGCTCAGGAAGTGAAGATGAAATTCAAGTAGTTGACACTGGTAGAGCTAGTAAGCATTCAAAAGGGAAGTCTAGTGGTGGCAGTAAAGGCTCTGGCAAGAAATCTGCAGCACAGCTGGAACCAGTTGGGATATTCTGGGATATTGAGAACTGCGTAGTCCCTCCTGGACGTTCAGCATTTCACCTTGTCCAGAAATTCCGACAAAACTTTGTGGAAGGAAAACGTGAAGTGGAGTTCATGTGTGTCTGTGACACTTTGAAAGAAACTGGTGAAGTTATCACTGATCTAAATAAAGCACAT GTTACTGTAGTACATGTTAGTGCCGTTGCCAAAAATGCAGCAGATGACAAACTTCGTGTCAGTTTACGTCGTTTTGCTGACACCTACAATTCTCCAGCTACTGTTGTCATGGTTACCAGTGATGTCAATTTTTCCAATGACCTTCATGACCTCAGGCACAGACACATGTTCACGGTTATACTGGTGCACAACAGAAATGCATCTGATGCACTCAAGTACACAGCACACACTACAGTGATGTTTGATGATTTTGTGAGAGATATTCCAACTAGAGGAGAAGATGCG GCAATGAGGTTGAGTTTTGGTGTTAAAGTGACAGGGTTCTCCTCAGCTTTGTCTCGGTACAAGGTGCGGGACAAGTTGCTCCATCTGTCAGAGAATTGTGGAGGCTTCATCAGAGATGTGAGTGACATTAAGAGTGGAGCAGCTCGCATCCGCTTCAGGACGTATGATGCTGCAGCGAG AGCTCAGCGCAGGATCGATGGTGCCAACATGTTTGGTTATCCGCTAACTGCAGTCTTGGAACAACCACAGCAACCACAAGGCCGTCCTCAACCAATGTCATGGAAAGTCAATGATCATCCACTGCTACCTCCTCCACAGCAGCTACAGCCACACCCATTCCAGTCACGCCCACACCCTCCTCTACCACCACATACAAACATACCCAACAACTACAACTTGGCTTCAACCTTCCCACCTGCCAACTTCAATCCTCTGAACACCAGTAATCCCGTGTTGTTGCCTCAGTATCCTAAACTCCCTCCTTCCCCAATGAACAAGGCTGGTCCACCAATTATGCCTAGTCCACCGAGGATTACAGCTGGAGTTCCTGCTGAGATGTACCTTCCTCGGCCCAAGCCTCCTCCACCTCAACCTGTCCATGTTCCAAACTCTCTTTTGGGCATGCCTCCCCCTGGGGCATTTATGACACAGCAGCATCGTCAGCCACCCCCACCATTCTTACCACCTGCTCACCATGTTCCTGATCATGATATAATCATAGTTGGTGGGAAGGGACGAATTGTTATTAATGGGATCAAGGGGGTCAAGGACAAGACATTAATACCTGTACTGTTTAGCAAACTTACTGGAGAAGTAGTCAAGCTGTGTATGATGGCATCTGTGATG ATTGACCAAGACTTGACCATTTACTGGCACAACTCAATGGAATACCTTATAGTGGTTACTGTGGACCTGTTGAAAACCTGTCAGGTGATGCAGGTGAGCCCCTCTCCCTCTGACATCCTGCACAATCACGTTGCTAGCCGTGCACTGCTCAAGAGGAGCTGTGATGTGTTGTTAGGACAATTCCGGTCTGAGCAGTTACCATGGCTGGTGCGACCATGTACCTGGTCCCAGCTTCAAGAGGAGAGCATCCAGATCAG GTCTAAAGTTATTGAGATACTGAAACAACAAGAGTTTGGCTGGACTAGCTGGACTaccttacaactacagtacaataTGTTGGTGAAGGGTAGGATGATCGTTGCCGACCAGGTCAACATGTGTTGTCAAGGAGCAGTGGAGCTACAGGGCAGCAACATGGCTACGATGATTGCTATTCTGTCAGAGATGAGTCCTAATGTTGGGGTGACTGCTGAACCATCCATCCCTCGGAGGTTTATTAGAATGGTGAAGAAGTACCCCCAAGGAGTGCGCTTGTTGAA TTTGGTGGGCATGTATTGGAAGGAATATGGACCCTTACCGATAGACAAGGCTAGTGGCAGGAAGTTGCTGGACTTGTTGTTGAGACAGAGACAGAAGGGGTTTATGGTGGATGGTAACCTTAGTGATTGGTGTAGTGTGATGACTAGGGTAGTGGATGGTAGCAAACAGTCTG GTACAGAGTTACCACTTTACCCAACCCTGCAGCAGTTGTTTGAAGAGTTCAGGACATTACTGCTCAATACTTCTTATCATAGTATTCCATTAGA TCAGTTCCAGCCGTCCTACCAGAAGCACTTCAAGAGAAGTTTCCGTACCTCCAACTATGGCAAGGACAAGATGAGGGACCTACTGGTAGAGTGTCCTCACTTAAAACTGATTAATGACACTGTCTACCTGACTGGGTCTGAGGGGTCAGCTCATGTGAGGCCTTCTATTACCATGGCTACATCCAACCTGTTGTCATCTAGTTCATCTGAATCAG ATGCTGATTTCTCAGAGCTACACAAGTCCATTAAACAAATCCTGGCTACTGCTCCTGATGGAAAGATATTGTTGAG TGATTTGCAGTCGCGTCTGAAGGCAGACAGGTTGGTCACTAATGTAGGCTACACCTCTCAGTTGCTGGAAGAGTGTCCATTTCTGAAG GTGGAAGATACCAAAGAAGGCAAGATGGTGGCATGGTCAGAGAAATGGCTAGCTGAAAGGAAGAAGGCATTTGCTGCAGAGTGCAAGGAGATACTCAGTAAAAGCAAGAACAACGAAATGGATGTGAAGAAGTTTGCTGAAGAATTTTGCCGCGTTTTCAAACGCCAGTTGGTCTGCGCGGACTATGGAAGCAAAAAAATCGTGAATATGTTGGAAAGCATACCAGATGTAAAG GTGACTACAGTTGATAACCAGACTACTATCAAGCTGACTGAAGATG AATCCAATCTTCCTAGCATGTCACTACTGAAGCTACAATTGGAGGAGTACCTTTGGAGTTGTCCTGATCACATTTGTACACTGGTGAAGTTAAGGCCAAACTTTGAGTCAGCAACAAGCTACAAGCTTGACTACTCTGCCTATGGCTATTCTAAACTAACTTACATGCTGGAGGCTATGAGTGATACCATAAAG CTCACTGGAGATGGTCCTAATCGTCTGGTGATGTTGCAGCCATTGAGGAAGTTTGCATGTGAGGTTCGTCGAGTACTGGCAAACTATCCTAGTGGTTTATTGTTCAGTACCTTTGCCTCTGACTTCCGGAGTTGTTTGGGGTATGAGTGTATTGTTGGACACTATGGTAGCTATACCAAACTGGTCCAAGTGTTTGAAGGGATTCCTGATACAGCTAAG ATTGTTGGTGAAGCTCTAGCTAGGAAGGTTCATCTTTGCCACTCAGAAATCACCGACAAAACCATCATAG AACCAATCCAAGCTGCTGCAGCTGCTGCAGTGTCTATGCCAGTCAAACTGGGTCCTGTGGCATGGAACACTTTAGTGTTGTTGTCTTCAAGTGATGATCACAGGATAAGATTGGGGGACCTAGCCGGCCATTACAATAATGCATGCTCTCGTCAACTAAAGTTAAACGACTATGGATACAGTAGCATGGAGAAATTCCTTTTGGCTATTCCAAAAATTCAG GTGAAGGAGGTTGGAGCTCACAAATATGTCACTAGTTCCCTACCAATACTGTTCACAAGAGATGCCATTGCAGTTATGATATGGAGTGAAAACTACTCACTGAAGTGGAATGAGTTCTTGTTTACTTATGAAGCATTCACTGGTGAACCATTTGCCCTAAAGATGTACGGGTCAGACCTCAACCAGATGTTGTTGAGCTGTGAACCATGGATATTG acTGATATAGATGGCATGAACGTGAGCTTGAGACTGCCACCTTTTGCTACTAAGGATGAATTTATTGAAGCag TCAACAATTCTAATGTTAAACTGAAGATGGTTACTAATGATGGATTAGCAGCAGGCAAAGATTATCGACGTTTGATTTCGGAGACTAAACGACTGCTGTTGATGTCACCAACATATTCACTGACACTGCAAGCAATTGTGGAATACTTTGTTGACAATAATGACCCTCTATGTAAATCTGTCGATGAGCTACGCCATATCCTGGCAACCACCACACACAGTTTGATT GTCACAGACTCTACATCTGTTGCAGTAGAAATTGAGGCTCGCAAGAAGAAGCTGTCCAAGGACTTGCTGTATTTGTTTAACGAGTGCAATGTATGGAAGCTGAGCTTATTAGAACTAGCTGACTGGTACGAGCAGTGCTTCTTGCAACCCCTGGAAGCACACTTGTATGGCTGTAATAGTGTTGCTGAGCTGGTCAAGTGCAAGCACATTAATCAAATCTTGGAG TTGGATGGTACTGGGAATTGTTGTGTGTTAACTTACGCTGGCAAGCTCAACATACTGGCAGCACAAATGGCTGAGATGGTCTTCACCTACAGGAACCAGTGGGTGCTAATTGACTGTGTGGACACTTATCAGAGGTACTTTGGCACCACCCTGGAGTTGAGCAGGCTGGGATTGTGTAGTATTGAGGAGCTGCTGAATAAGCCAACCTTCAAAATGATTGTTGGG AATGATGGTGGGGTACTGAAGTTAAAGTCACCAGCCTTGTTCACCGAGTCATTACGTCACTTACTCACCCTTTATGATGGTAAACTACAACTGGACCAACTACCAGACCTTTTCAAGCAGTCCTTCGGCCAACAGGGGCTGATCGCAGAGGACACTAAAATCCAAGAATGGCTGACCAAGGGAAGTGTTCTTTCTGTGGCCTCACAAGTTGTCCACCTCAATAATAATCAATGGATTGTCTGGGCACCGGGTGCATACAAGTATCCAAGACGTCATAACATCCAAACCATTTCACAACACTTGCCAGTATCAGACAAGGGAAGATTTGCTGGTAGCCATGTTGTTACCTTACCATCTGCTGTTAATGACTATTCCCATATTTTACATGGAAATCAGGTCACAATGgacagcagcagtagcagcaagcTTCCTATTACCTTGTCTCCTTCTCCTGGGAAGAAGGCTGGCAGTGGCAGAATGAAAATGGCCATCAAGTTTCCTTCCCCGAGAGCCAAAGATGATCTGCCCCCTGCATTGATCGACTCAGATGAAGAACACTGA